In a single window of the Agromyces sp. H17E-10 genome:
- a CDS encoding ABC transporter permease codes for MKQFLTRRLVICAATIAGASFLIFAGLYLAPGDPISFLIGGRPSTPEMREALADQYHLNDPFFQRYLQWLGDAFAGDFGESIVRRRPVTELIATSLPTTILLVLMTLLLVVLIGVLLGGIAAFRRGPIDDGILSAMTVSLATPVFVSAILLISVFAVGLGWFPVFGPGTDFLDRLHHLVLPAIALTIAWWPVIGETARASMREEHGREHVETARSRGLSPSHIVRKHVFRNSAIPISTVVGLSFAGLVAGTAIVESAFQLNGLGSLLITSVTGRDFPVAQAVALILVTVFAVTNVIVDLLYAALDPRVRTSWRTA; via the coding sequence GTGAAGCAGTTCCTGACACGAAGGCTCGTCATCTGCGCAGCCACCATCGCCGGCGCCAGCTTCCTGATCTTTGCCGGCCTCTACCTCGCGCCCGGTGATCCGATCAGTTTCCTCATCGGAGGTCGCCCCTCCACCCCCGAGATGCGTGAAGCGCTCGCTGATCAATACCACCTCAACGACCCCTTCTTCCAGCGGTACTTGCAGTGGCTCGGCGACGCGTTCGCCGGAGATTTCGGCGAATCGATTGTGCGACGCCGCCCCGTCACTGAACTCATCGCGACCAGCCTGCCGACCACGATCCTGCTCGTGCTGATGACGTTGCTGCTTGTCGTGCTGATCGGAGTGCTGCTCGGTGGGATCGCCGCCTTCAGGCGCGGCCCGATCGATGACGGCATCCTCTCCGCGATGACCGTTTCCCTGGCCACCCCCGTGTTCGTCTCCGCCATCCTGCTCATCTCGGTGTTCGCCGTCGGTCTCGGCTGGTTCCCCGTTTTCGGACCAGGCACCGACTTCCTCGACCGACTCCATCACTTGGTCCTTCCGGCAATCGCGTTGACCATCGCTTGGTGGCCAGTCATCGGCGAGACCGCGCGCGCATCGATGCGTGAAGAGCACGGGCGCGAGCACGTCGAGACCGCCCGGTCCCGCGGACTTTCCCCCTCCCACATCGTCCGGAAGCACGTGTTCCGCAACTCCGCCATCCCGATCAGCACCGTTGTCGGGCTTTCCTTCGCCGGGCTCGTCGCCGGTACCGCCATCGTCGAGAGCGCCTTCCAGCTGAACGGGCTGGGCAGCCTGCTCATCACCTCGGTGACCGGCCGCGACTTTCCCGTCGCCCAGGCGGTCGCCCTCATCCTCGTCACGGTCTTTGCGGTCACGAACGTCATCGTCGACCTCCTCTACGCCGCACTCGACCCGCGCGTTCGCACCTCTTGGAGGACAGCTTGA
- a CDS encoding DUF6112 family protein codes for MDVFPDFGAVGAAAEFRSVIGALMTYVLIFAVLMIIVSAVTWAIAAANGHFQTATRARLGLWIACGAAALAGVGVAWANFLLSVGATL; via the coding sequence ATGGACGTCTTCCCCGACTTCGGCGCCGTGGGCGCCGCCGCCGAGTTCCGCAGCGTCATCGGCGCGCTCATGACCTACGTGCTCATCTTCGCTGTGCTCATGATCATCGTGAGTGCGGTCACGTGGGCGATCGCCGCCGCAAACGGGCACTTCCAAACGGCCACCCGCGCACGCCTCGGCCTTTGGATTGCCTGTGGCGCGGCCGCCCTCGCCGGAGTCGGCGTGGCGTGGGCGAACTTCCTCCTTAGCGTGGGTGCGACGCTCTGA
- a CDS encoding ABC transporter ATP-binding protein gives MSLLTIEDLRVSLPVGKERRVVLRGIDLELDAGQSLAIVGESGSGKSMTARAIARLLPRGAKVDGSIRFDGQEVLTLKDAALRRYQSTQMAVIFQDPRVHLNPVRTIGDFLTEGLVKTRGFTKRAAERKVISLLDEVGIPDGERRLRQYPHELSGGLLQRVMIASALACEPRILLADEPTTALDVSTQSDVMAIIDELCKERGMALVFITHDLELASAICDRTAVMYAGQVIEIRGSDELVNAPRHPYSAGLLGAKPEIASTVSRLQAIPGRPRAAFEVHRGCAFADRCAFVEPECLNTDPPLEIDRSGAVRCLLADELQLNPMEGVLR, from the coding sequence ATGAGTCTGCTCACCATCGAAGACCTCCGCGTCAGCCTCCCCGTCGGGAAAGAACGACGAGTCGTGCTCCGCGGAATCGACCTCGAACTCGACGCCGGCCAGTCACTGGCCATCGTCGGCGAATCCGGCTCCGGGAAGTCGATGACCGCCCGCGCCATCGCACGGCTCCTTCCCCGCGGAGCGAAGGTCGACGGATCAATCAGGTTCGACGGTCAAGAAGTCCTGACACTGAAAGATGCAGCCCTTCGGCGATATCAGTCGACGCAGATGGCGGTCATCTTCCAAGACCCCCGCGTCCATCTCAATCCCGTCCGCACCATCGGCGACTTCCTCACCGAAGGCCTCGTGAAGACCCGCGGCTTCACCAAACGTGCCGCCGAACGCAAAGTCATCAGCCTGCTCGACGAGGTCGGCATCCCCGACGGCGAACGACGGCTCCGGCAGTACCCGCACGAGCTCTCCGGCGGGCTGCTGCAGCGGGTGATGATCGCCTCCGCGCTCGCCTGCGAGCCACGGATCCTCCTCGCGGACGAGCCGACGACCGCCCTCGATGTTTCCACCCAGTCCGACGTCATGGCGATCATCGACGAGCTCTGCAAAGAGCGCGGGATGGCGCTCGTGTTCATCACTCACGATCTCGAGCTCGCCTCCGCGATCTGCGATCGCACCGCCGTCATGTACGCCGGCCAGGTCATCGAGATCCGGGGGAGTGACGAACTCGTAAACGCCCCGAGGCATCCCTACTCAGCCGGGCTGCTCGGTGCGAAGCCCGAAATCGCCTCGACCGTCTCCCGCCTTCAGGCGATCCCGGGCCGCCCCCGGGCCGCCTTCGAAGTGCACCGCGGATGCGCGTTCGCCGACCGGTGCGCATTCGTCGAGCCCGAGTGCCTCAATACCGATCCGCCACTCGAGATCGACCGCAGTGGCGCGGTGCGCTGCCTGCTCGCCGACGAACTCCAGCTCAACCCGATGGAAGGCGTACTTCGATGA
- the speB gene encoding agmatinase — protein MSNEHIPVGQSDEAGMPRYAGIATFALLPHIESVPHADIAVLGIPFDGGTSFRPGARFGPSHIREASRQLHPYHQTHDVHPFAVHQVVDAGDLGVSPYSIASAVSTIERAANEFGEQGTRLVALGGDHTIALPLLRAVAKQHGPVAVIHFDAHLDTWDTLHRAPIWHGSPFRRAAEEGILDQSRCLHVGLRGGVYDRVELEDDKVLGFQVIRADDYQEHGVKVIIDRIRARVAGGPVYLSIDIDVLDPAHAPATGTPEVAGLTTRELFATIRGLTGIGIIGADIVEVAPAYDHAQLTGLAAAHTVWEVLSVMAFDAKHGIED, from the coding sequence ATGAGCAACGAGCACATCCCAGTCGGCCAAAGCGACGAAGCCGGAATGCCGCGCTACGCGGGCATTGCCACCTTCGCCCTCCTCCCTCACATCGAATCCGTTCCGCACGCGGACATCGCCGTCCTCGGCATCCCGTTCGACGGCGGGACGAGCTTCCGCCCGGGTGCTCGCTTCGGGCCGAGTCACATCCGCGAAGCCTCCCGCCAGCTGCATCCGTACCACCAGACCCACGATGTCCACCCGTTCGCCGTCCATCAGGTCGTCGATGCCGGTGACCTCGGGGTGTCGCCGTACTCCATCGCCTCCGCCGTCTCGACCATCGAGCGCGCCGCGAATGAGTTCGGTGAGCAGGGCACCCGCCTGGTCGCACTCGGCGGCGACCACACCATCGCGTTGCCGCTCCTGCGCGCTGTCGCCAAGCAGCACGGACCGGTGGCAGTGATCCACTTCGACGCTCACCTGGACACGTGGGACACCCTCCACCGCGCGCCGATCTGGCACGGATCGCCGTTCCGCCGCGCTGCCGAGGAAGGCATCCTCGACCAAAGTCGATGCCTGCATGTGGGCCTTCGCGGTGGAGTCTACGACCGCGTCGAACTCGAGGACGACAAGGTCCTCGGCTTCCAGGTCATCCGCGCCGACGACTACCAAGAACACGGTGTAAAGGTCATCATCGACCGGATTCGCGCACGCGTCGCCGGAGGCCCCGTCTACCTCTCCATCGACATCGACGTGCTCGACCCGGCCCACGCCCCCGCGACCGGCACGCCCGAGGTCGCCGGCCTCACGACAAGGGAGCTCTTCGCCACCATCCGGGGACTCACCGGGATCGGCATCATCGGCGCCGACATCGTCGAGGTCGCGCCCGCCTACGACCACGCCCAACTCACAGGTCTCGCTGCGGCCCATACCGTCTGGGAGGTGCTCTCGGTCATGGCCTTCGACGCGAAGCACGGGATCGAAGACTGA
- the pepN gene encoding aminopeptidase N yields MPGENLTRLEAEERAALIQVHDYSVVLDVTTGPEVFRSTTTVRFDAVQQGASTFIDAITAAVHSVTLNGVSLDPTSVSDGTRIQLPNLQTANTLVVVSDGRYMHSGEGLHRFVDPADGEVYLYTQFEVPDARRVFAVFEQPDLKAAFTFTITVPAHWQVVSNEPTAALGVAEPTHDGQDRATWSFKPTPRISSYITALVAGPYDVVRDELTSSDGRVIPLGVFSRKSLSQYLDADYIFEKTKQGFAYFEQKFDVPYPFTKYDQLFVPEYNAGAMENAGCVTFTEVYVFRSKVTDAIKERRVVTILHELAHMWFGDLVTMKWWNDLWLNESFAEWASTIATAAATEWHEAWTTFAASEKGWAYRQDQLPSTHPIVAEIRDLEDVLVNFDGITYAKGGSVLKQLAAWVGIDAFFTGVSAYFKKHAWGNTTLADLLAELEVASGRDLSGWSKLWLETAGVNTLRPEIATDDSGTITSFAVLQSAHPDYPTIRPHRLAIGFYNLRDGKLVREHRVELDVDGERTDVAELVGLARPDLVLLNDDDLAYAKIRLDEASQQVAIENLSKIEDPLARALVWSSVWDATRDAETSASDYLDLVLGNIAAETESNTIRIVLANAQLAASLYTAPERQASTRRELADKLWEWANGAEPGSDAQFQFVKYFAALAEAGSHVDELAALFAGERKLEGLDIDTDLGWELLIALVAAGRAGDAEIDARLATDKTATGQESAAHARAAMPTAEGKQRAWDSIVVADTATNSVVRTTAAGFVRSDDQSLLAPFVECYFAMIGEVWKTRSYAIAEKLVELLYPATLANRALVDASHAWLDQNADAAPALRRLVVENVAGVERGLAAQQRDDSTNGR; encoded by the coding sequence ATGCCCGGAGAGAACCTCACCCGCCTGGAAGCCGAGGAGCGCGCCGCGCTCATCCAGGTCCACGACTACAGCGTCGTCCTCGACGTCACGACGGGCCCCGAGGTGTTCCGTTCGACCACAACAGTGCGGTTCGACGCGGTTCAGCAGGGAGCCTCGACGTTCATCGACGCGATCACCGCGGCCGTGCACTCGGTCACCCTCAACGGCGTCTCCCTCGACCCCACCAGCGTGAGCGACGGGACGCGGATTCAGCTGCCCAACCTTCAGACCGCCAACACGCTGGTCGTGGTGTCGGACGGTCGCTACATGCACTCCGGCGAGGGCCTGCACCGCTTCGTCGATCCCGCCGACGGCGAGGTGTACCTCTACACCCAGTTCGAGGTGCCCGACGCTCGCCGCGTCTTCGCCGTGTTCGAGCAGCCCGACCTGAAAGCCGCATTCACCTTCACCATCACCGTGCCCGCGCACTGGCAGGTCGTCTCCAACGAGCCGACCGCTGCACTCGGAGTGGCCGAGCCAACGCACGATGGGCAGGACCGCGCGACCTGGTCATTCAAACCGACCCCCCGCATCTCGAGCTACATCACGGCCCTCGTCGCGGGCCCGTACGACGTCGTGCGCGACGAGCTCACGTCGAGCGACGGCCGCGTCATCCCGCTCGGCGTGTTCAGCCGGAAGAGCCTGTCGCAGTACCTCGACGCCGACTACATCTTCGAGAAGACGAAGCAGGGCTTCGCCTACTTCGAGCAGAAGTTCGACGTGCCCTACCCGTTCACGAAGTACGACCAGCTCTTCGTGCCCGAGTACAACGCGGGCGCGATGGAGAACGCCGGCTGCGTGACCTTCACCGAGGTCTACGTCTTCCGCTCCAAGGTGACCGACGCCATCAAGGAGCGTCGCGTCGTCACGATCCTGCACGAGCTCGCGCACATGTGGTTCGGCGACCTCGTCACCATGAAGTGGTGGAACGACCTGTGGCTGAACGAGTCGTTCGCCGAGTGGGCGTCGACCATCGCGACCGCGGCGGCCACGGAATGGCACGAAGCCTGGACCACCTTCGCGGCAAGCGAAAAGGGTTGGGCGTACCGCCAGGACCAGCTGCCCTCGACGCACCCCATCGTCGCCGAGATCCGCGACCTCGAAGACGTGCTCGTCAACTTCGACGGCATCACCTACGCCAAGGGCGGCTCGGTGCTGAAGCAGCTCGCCGCCTGGGTCGGCATCGACGCGTTCTTCACGGGCGTCTCGGCCTACTTCAAGAAGCACGCATGGGGCAACACGACCCTCGCCGACCTCCTCGCCGAGCTCGAGGTCGCCTCGGGCCGCGACCTGTCGGGCTGGTCGAAACTGTGGCTCGAGACCGCCGGCGTCAACACCCTGCGCCCCGAGATCGCCACGGATGACTCGGGCACGATCACCTCGTTCGCGGTGCTCCAGTCGGCCCACCCCGACTACCCGACGATCCGCCCGCACCGCCTCGCGATCGGCTTCTACAACCTGCGTGACGGCAAGCTCGTGCGCGAGCACCGCGTCGAGCTCGACGTCGACGGCGAACGCACCGACGTGGCCGAGCTGGTCGGCCTCGCACGCCCCGACCTCGTGCTGCTCAACGACGACGACCTCGCCTACGCGAAGATCCGCCTCGACGAAGCGTCCCAGCAGGTCGCGATCGAGAACCTCTCGAAGATCGAGGACCCGCTCGCCCGCGCCCTCGTCTGGTCGAGCGTGTGGGACGCCACCCGCGACGCCGAGACCAGCGCGAGCGACTACCTCGACCTCGTGCTCGGCAACATCGCCGCCGAAACCGAATCGAACACCATCCGCATCGTGCTCGCCAACGCCCAACTCGCCGCCAGCCTCTACACCGCCCCGGAGCGTCAGGCATCGACCCGACGCGAACTCGCGGACAAGCTATGGGAATGGGCGAACGGAGCCGAACCCGGTAGCGACGCCCAGTTCCAGTTCGTCAAGTACTTTGCCGCACTAGCGGAAGCTGGCAGCCACGTCGACGAACTCGCTGCGCTCTTCGCGGGCGAGCGCAAGCTCGAGGGCCTCGACATCGACACCGACCTCGGCTGGGAGCTGCTCATCGCGCTCGTCGCCGCAGGCCGCGCCGGCGACGCCGAGATCGACGCCCGACTCGCCACCGACAAGACCGCGACCGGCCAGGAGTCGGCCGCCCACGCCCGCGCCGCCATGCCGACGGCAGAGGGCAAGCAGCGTGCCTGGGACTCGATCGTCGTCGCCGACACCGCGACGAACTCGGTCGTGCGCACCACCGCAGCCGGCTTCGTCCGCTCCGACGACCAGTCGCTGCTCGCACCGTTCGTCGAATGCTACTTCGCCATGATCGGCGAGGTCTGGAAGACCCGCAGCTACGCCATCGCCGAGAAGCTCGTCGAGCTCCTCTACCCGGCGACCCTCGCGAACCGCGCCCTCGTCGACGCGAGCCACGCCTGGCTCGACCAGAACGCCGACGCCGCACCCGCGCTGCGCCGACTCGTCGTCGAGAACGTCGCCGGCGTCGAGCGCGGCCTCGCCGCCCAGCAGCGCGACGACAGTACCAACGGCCGCTAA
- a CDS encoding M23 family metallopeptidase: MKKILAIVLLITFLGPPAGLVSVAVLVNPAARSCESGSLIVSDIPDSLTARTRSGETLTLNRRQLTHAGTITTIGSQTAGVGRDGVIIALMAALTESGLRILANSGVYPESIGFPNDGDGSDHDSLGLFQMRPASGWGTVAELMDPRYQARAFFGGASGPNGGSPQGLLDIAGWQQLERGAAAQAVEVSAFPDRYREYEPVAERILAALTDTRSAGDAHGGLPRVPETTRVVFPLPEGTYTNTDSFGPRVDPYTGEYRFHAGSDLAAPSGTPILAIADGRVVFAGDRGTYGGLIILEHTIGGQRVASYYAHMYDTGIHVTAGDSVAAGQHIGDVGSAGKSTGPHLHLEIHPGGQDHPAVDALAWLTEHGAAAVGDAAVNLAGCRPEGIR; this comes from the coding sequence GTGAAGAAGATCCTCGCCATCGTGCTCCTCATCACCTTCCTCGGGCCGCCCGCTGGACTGGTGAGCGTGGCTGTGCTGGTCAACCCGGCAGCTCGCTCGTGCGAATCCGGGTCGCTCATCGTCAGCGACATCCCCGACTCGCTCACTGCCCGCACGCGCAGTGGCGAGACGCTCACGCTGAATCGCCGGCAGTTGACCCACGCGGGCACGATCACGACCATCGGCTCGCAGACCGCGGGCGTCGGGCGGGACGGCGTCATCATCGCACTGATGGCCGCCCTCACAGAATCGGGCCTCAGGATCCTCGCGAACTCCGGCGTCTACCCCGAATCGATCGGCTTCCCGAACGACGGTGACGGATCCGACCACGACTCGCTCGGACTGTTCCAGATGCGCCCGGCCTCGGGATGGGGCACGGTGGCCGAACTCATGGACCCGAGGTACCAGGCCCGCGCCTTCTTCGGTGGAGCGTCGGGGCCCAACGGTGGCTCGCCGCAGGGGCTGCTCGATATCGCCGGTTGGCAGCAGCTCGAACGCGGTGCGGCTGCGCAAGCCGTCGAGGTCAGCGCTTTTCCCGACCGGTATCGCGAGTACGAGCCGGTCGCCGAACGGATCCTCGCCGCACTCACCGATACGCGGTCGGCCGGTGATGCGCACGGCGGACTCCCCCGCGTCCCCGAGACGACGCGAGTCGTATTCCCCCTCCCGGAAGGCACCTATACGAACACCGACAGTTTCGGGCCCCGCGTCGACCCGTACACGGGCGAGTATCGGTTCCATGCGGGCAGTGACCTCGCCGCACCTTCCGGAACGCCGATCCTCGCGATCGCCGACGGTCGGGTCGTGTTCGCAGGCGACCGCGGAACCTACGGCGGGCTCATCATCCTCGAGCACACCATCGGCGGTCAGAGGGTCGCGTCGTACTACGCGCACATGTACGACACCGGCATCCATGTCACCGCCGGCGACAGCGTCGCCGCCGGACAGCACATCGGCGACGTGGGCTCAGCCGGCAAGTCGACCGGCCCGCACCTGCATCTCGAGATCCACCCCGGTGGACAGGACCATCCCGCAGTCGACGCCCTCGCCTGGCTCACCGAACATGGTGCGGCCGCCGTCGGCGACGCCGCCGTCAATCTCGCCGGATGCCGCCCCGAGGGGATCCGCTGA
- a CDS encoding ABC transporter permease, giving the protein MTAAIVAQLDPPGAGRKIRLIPGLDFIGHVALLLVLVFAFLAAFGPLIAPHDPNAVDLSRSYWGPDAEHPLGYDQQGRDIFSRLLYGARSSFLGPLIIVVVATTLGMTLALIGAWRKGWIDAALAGILDSSLAFPGLLLAVMVVAIVGPGIQATVIALAIAYTPYMARIVRSAALAEINKDYVAAAKVQGFSGLVICVRHVIPNILPIVLGQAVLTVAWATVDIAGLSFLGLGIQPPAADWGIMLANGQTGVLQGYPTEALAAGLSLVIAICSFSLLGERITRRGEVLAA; this is encoded by the coding sequence TTGACCGCCGCCATCGTCGCGCAACTCGACCCGCCGGGAGCGGGCCGAAAGATCCGCCTCATCCCCGGACTCGATTTCATCGGGCATGTCGCACTGCTGCTGGTGCTCGTCTTCGCCTTCCTCGCCGCCTTCGGACCGCTCATCGCACCGCATGACCCGAACGCAGTCGACCTCTCCCGCTCGTACTGGGGCCCGGACGCCGAACACCCGCTCGGCTACGACCAACAGGGACGTGACATCTTCTCCCGTCTGCTGTACGGCGCACGGTCGAGCTTCCTCGGCCCGCTCATCATCGTCGTCGTGGCCACGACGCTCGGCATGACCCTCGCGCTCATCGGCGCGTGGCGAAAGGGCTGGATCGATGCAGCTCTTGCCGGGATCCTCGACTCCTCGCTGGCGTTCCCCGGCCTCCTGCTCGCCGTCATGGTCGTCGCCATCGTCGGTCCCGGCATCCAAGCGACCGTCATCGCACTCGCGATCGCCTACACCCCGTACATGGCACGCATCGTCCGGTCCGCGGCTCTCGCCGAGATCAACAAGGACTACGTCGCCGCCGCGAAGGTGCAGGGATTCTCAGGCCTAGTGATCTGCGTCCGCCACGTGATCCCGAACATCCTCCCCATCGTGCTCGGTCAAGCCGTGCTCACCGTGGCCTGGGCGACCGTCGACATCGCCGGCCTCTCCTTCCTCGGCCTCGGCATCCAACCGCCGGCCGCCGACTGGGGCATCATGCTCGCAAACGGTCAGACCGGGGTCCTGCAGGGCTACCCGACCGAGGCTCTCGCCGCCGGCCTCAGCCTCGTCATCGCGATCTGCTCATTCAGCCTGCTCGGCGAACGCATCACCCGGCGCGGGGAGGTGCTCGCAGCATGA
- a CDS encoding MFS transporter, which translates to MTTSTGRNSTEHTTATSEGAHQTPAPAERRTLTLITLSLIALAWPFLAGLILPTMPLLQTELGVDPLTIASALTASTLAAVVVTPLAGRIADLYGARPTMLVILGISILGGYLSGAATAFPVFLIGQVLIGCGFTLVPVAFVVLRATFDANRMKLASGVMVAMLAAGEGFGTLLGGPIALSFSRAAMFAIPTGLLALAAILLWLCRIGNTEREHRGRVPWTGAILLGIGLLATFAGLNFGLDVGWLEPSTLLLLFAGVVFLVGWFISDHRSRNPLVEVGLLRERGVWAPMLASVIEGATMAATSFLILQRIALPEDTGYGLGAHVGQTGLFLIGGSIAAIVAAPLAGRLAARFGTALIAISGSVLLILGSLFLAFNTTAVGTVMGLVTVSIGSATISSTAYAATALAVPFHEVGIATALVSLSRTLGLAVGTQLGAAALANPDLPAAAFIIGLLITAGLGFIGILAGSFFPRDRDALPATR; encoded by the coding sequence GTGACCACCTCGACCGGGCGGAACTCCACCGAGCACACGACCGCGACCAGCGAGGGCGCGCACCAGACCCCTGCCCCGGCTGAGCGCAGGACCCTGACGCTCATCACCTTGTCATTGATCGCGCTCGCCTGGCCCTTCCTCGCCGGCCTCATCCTGCCGACGATGCCGTTGCTGCAGACGGAACTGGGCGTCGACCCGTTGACCATCGCTTCTGCCTTGACCGCCTCCACCCTGGCCGCAGTGGTCGTGACGCCGCTCGCCGGACGCATCGCAGACCTCTACGGAGCCCGACCCACGATGCTCGTGATCCTCGGCATCTCGATCCTCGGCGGATACCTGTCGGGCGCTGCGACGGCGTTCCCGGTGTTCCTGATCGGTCAAGTTCTGATCGGATGCGGATTCACCCTCGTTCCCGTCGCGTTCGTCGTGCTCCGCGCGACCTTCGACGCGAACCGGATGAAGCTGGCGTCCGGCGTGATGGTGGCGATGCTCGCAGCCGGTGAAGGCTTCGGAACGCTGCTTGGCGGACCCATCGCGCTGTCGTTCTCACGAGCCGCGATGTTCGCGATCCCCACCGGCCTGCTTGCCCTCGCCGCCATCCTCCTCTGGCTCTGCCGCATCGGGAACACGGAGCGCGAACACCGCGGCCGCGTGCCGTGGACCGGGGCGATCCTGCTCGGCATCGGACTGTTGGCGACCTTCGCCGGGCTGAACTTCGGCCTGGACGTCGGATGGCTCGAACCCTCGACCCTCCTACTCCTCTTCGCCGGGGTAGTGTTCCTCGTCGGATGGTTCATCAGCGATCACCGTTCCAGAAACCCGTTGGTGGAAGTGGGGCTCCTCCGCGAGCGCGGAGTGTGGGCGCCGATGCTCGCAAGCGTCATCGAAGGGGCAACGATGGCGGCGACCTCGTTCCTCATACTTCAACGGATCGCCCTCCCAGAGGACACCGGGTACGGCCTCGGAGCCCACGTCGGCCAGACCGGCCTCTTCCTCATCGGCGGATCCATCGCCGCAATCGTGGCCGCGCCCCTCGCCGGACGCCTCGCCGCGCGATTCGGGACCGCCCTGATCGCCATCTCCGGGAGCGTGCTGCTCATTCTCGGCTCGCTCTTCCTCGCGTTCAACACGACGGCCGTCGGGACTGTCATGGGCCTGGTCACGGTGAGCATCGGCTCCGCGACGATCTCGTCCACGGCGTACGCGGCGACCGCGCTCGCAGTGCCCTTCCACGAGGTCGGCATCGCCACCGCGCTGGTCTCCCTTTCACGCACCCTCGGCCTCGCAGTCGGAACCCAGCTCGGCGCCGCCGCGCTGGCGAACCCCGATCTCCCTGCCGCAGCGTTCATCATCGGCCTGCTCATCACCGCAGGTCTCGGATTCATCGGGATCCTGGCCGGCAGCTTCTTCCCACGCGACCGAGACGCCCTCCCCGCCACTCGATAG
- a CDS encoding ABC transporter ATP-binding protein — MTSTTPIVEVAGLQKKFGHTLAVDDVSFTLDPGGSLGIVGESGSGKTTVAKMLIGLEAPTAGTIRVCGRVRESHAGLAERRRRARELQIVFQDPYSTLDPRQTVESCIEEVLRLHRPELGKQARLARVNELADLVGFDERQRRALPRRLSGGQRQRVSIARALAVEPSVMILDESVSALDVSIQAQILNLLADIRAETSIAYILISHDLAVVRHLTETCVVMRKGQIVESGLTPTVLDNPQAAYTQLLRNSVPGPGWRPTRRVPSVAPDAQRAREAEMAVA; from the coding sequence ATGACCTCAACAACCCCGATCGTCGAAGTTGCCGGCTTGCAGAAGAAGTTCGGCCACACCCTTGCCGTCGACGACGTGAGCTTCACCCTCGACCCCGGCGGATCCTTGGGGATCGTCGGTGAATCCGGATCTGGCAAGACCACCGTTGCCAAGATGCTGATCGGCCTGGAGGCTCCGACCGCCGGGACGATCCGGGTGTGCGGACGCGTTCGGGAGAGCCACGCCGGGCTCGCTGAGCGGCGACGTCGCGCACGCGAGCTGCAGATCGTCTTCCAGGACCCGTACTCGACGCTCGACCCCCGCCAAACTGTGGAGTCTTGCATCGAGGAGGTGCTGAGACTCCATCGGCCGGAGCTCGGAAAGCAGGCGCGGCTCGCGCGCGTGAACGAGCTCGCAGACCTGGTCGGCTTCGACGAACGCCAACGCCGTGCACTCCCACGCAGGCTCTCCGGCGGACAACGCCAACGCGTGTCCATCGCACGAGCTTTGGCCGTCGAGCCGAGCGTCATGATCCTCGACGAGTCCGTCTCTGCGCTGGACGTCTCCATCCAGGCCCAGATCCTGAACCTACTGGCCGACATCCGCGCCGAAACGTCAATCGCGTACATCCTCATCAGCCACGACCTTGCCGTCGTGCGGCACCTCACGGAGACCTGTGTGGTCATGCGGAAGGGACAGATCGTCGAATCCGGCCTGACCCCCACAGTTCTGGACAATCCCCAAGCCGCCTACACGCAGTTGCTGCGCAACAGCGTGCCTGGCCCGGGCTGGCGGCCAACCCGCCGAGTTCCTTCCGTTGCCCCTGACGCGCAACGGGCACGCGAAGCAGAAATGGCGGTAGCGTGA